AGGCCGCCGCAGCCGGGGCAGTAGACGCCCGTGAAGCGCAGCAGGGGGCAGACGGGGTAGTGGCCGGCCTCGTTGGGGTCCACGCTCCCCACGTAGGCGAAGGCTCCGGCGACGGCGGCGAGCACCCCGGCCGGGACGGCGAGGCGCGCCGCTGAGGGCGGGCGGGCGGCCACGGCGGCCGGCGGCGCGGCCCCTCGGGGCGGCACGGGCGCGTCCCGTGTCACGGTCGGGCCCTGCGTCGGTTTCCCGGTCTCGGCGTCCACGCTCCGCATTCTGCCTCCGACGGCCGGTACCCGCACGCGAGGGGCGGCCCCGGCACCCTCGTGCCGGTCCGCCCCTCGGGGAGTACCGCTGCGGCCGTGTCGTCAGCCCTTGGCGCCGGCCGGCTCGCGCTCGCCGGTGACCTGGTGCACGGGGTGGTTCTGCTTCGGCTGGCCGAGGCCCATCATGCGCATGATGCCGCCCACGACACCGCCGAGGAGCACGACCACCATGCCGGCCCAGAAGCCCACCGGCTGGGCCGCCACCATGAACACGCCCGCGACGCAGAAACCGATGAAGGCGATGATGACACCCGTCCAGGCGGCCGGGGTGTGACCGTGGCTGCTGCCCGACATTGCTTGCTCCTCGTTGCTGTGTGCCAAGTCTGAGCAGGACGCTCGTGCCCATTGTCCCGCACGGGCGCGCGCGCCGTGATCGGGGGTGCTCCTCACGCGCGCGCCGGACACCGCTCGTCCGGGGCGCTCGCACCGCTTCACGGGTGCCCGGGCGCGGGCGGGTGAACCGCGGGTCAGGCGCCGGTCGGGTCCTCGCCGCGGTCGAGGGCCTTCCACAGGTCCTCGGGCCGGTCCGGGTCCACGGTCTGCGGCGTGCGGCGCGGTCGCGGCGTGCCGTCCCGCTCGTAGCGGCCGGACATCGCGGGCCACCGGCGGCCGTAGCGCAGGGCGAGCAGTCCGGCCAGCAGGAGCAGGGCGCCGCCCACGGCCGCGACGTACGGCCAGGCCGTGT
This region of Streptomyces ambofaciens ATCC 23877 genomic DNA includes:
- a CDS encoding DUF2752 domain-containing protein, whose product is MRSVDAETGKPTQGPTVTRDAPVPPRGAAPPAAVAARPPSAARLAVPAGVLAAVAGAFAYVGSVDPNEAGHYPVCPLLRFTGVYCPGCGGLRSAHAFVHGDLPTALQANAPAVLGYLGFAVLWTVWVIRVVRGRPLRLDLGPVHLWTLGALLLAFTVVRNLPFGGWLVP
- a CDS encoding HGxxPAAW family protein; this encodes MSGSSHGHTPAAWTGVIIAFIGFCVAGVFMVAAQPVGFWAGMVVVLLGGVVGGIMRMMGLGQPKQNHPVHQVTGEREPAGAKG